One window of the Vigna radiata var. radiata cultivar VC1973A chromosome 1, Vradiata_ver6, whole genome shotgun sequence genome contains the following:
- the LOC106775543 gene encoding ADP,ATP carrier protein ER-ANT1 isoform X1, protein MVKPTYERFSKDFVMGGAAAIISKTAAAPIERVKLLLQNQGEMIKRGQLKKPYLGVSDGFKRVFTEEGLISFWRGHQANVIRYFPTQAFNFAFKGYFKSIFGYSKERDGYIKWFTGNVASGSAAGATTSLLLYHLDYARTRLGTDAIECRNTSQRQFKGLIDVYRKTLSSDGIAGLYRGFGISIWGIAMYRGMYFGIYDTMKPIVLVGPFEGNFLASFFLGWSITTFSGVCAYPFDTLRRRMMLTSGHPNKYRNSIHAFRDIVGQEGFLALFRGVTANMLLGIAGAGVLAGYDQLNSISSRHSHYNETNQRVLK, encoded by the exons ATGGTGAAACCAACGTATGAAAGGTTTTCAAAGGATTTTGTAATGGGAGGAGCAGCAGCAATCATATCAAAGACTGCTGCAGCACCAATTGAGAGAGTAAAGCTTTTATTGCAAAACCAAGGTGAAATGATTAAAAGAGGACAACTCAAAAAACCATACTTGGGCGTGTCTGATGGCTTTAAGAGGGTCTTCACAGAGGAGGGTTTGATTTCCTTTTGGAGAGGTCACCAGGCCAATGTTATCCGATACTTTCCCACACAG GCTTTCAATTTTGCATTCAAAGGTTACTTCAAAAGCATTTTTGGGTATTCCAAAGAGAGAGACGGGTACATTAAGTGGTTTACTGGGAATGTGGCTTCAGGCAGTGCTGCAGGAGCAACAACTTCACTTCTACTGTATCATTTAGATTATGCACGTACACGATTGGGCACTGATGCAATAGAGTGCCGCAATACCAGTCAACGCCAGTTTAAAGGACTAATTGATGTATATAGGAAGACCTTATCAAGTGATGGAATTGCTGGATTGTACAGGGGATTTGGCATTTCTATATGGGGAATTGCTATGTATCGAGGGATGTACTTTGGGATCTATGACACCATGAAGCCTATTGTTTTAGTGGGGCCATTTGAG GGGAACTTTCTTGCTAGTTTCTTCTTAGGGTGGAGCATCACAACTTTTTCAGGGGTTTGTGCATACCCTTTTGATACATTGCGCAGGAGAATGATGCTTACCTCTGGACATCCAAACAAGTACCGTAATTCAATACATGCATTTCGTGATATTGTTGGACAAGAGGGTTTCTTAGCTCTATTTCGAGGAGTTACAGCAAACATGCTTCTTGGTATCGCAGGAGCTGGGGTGCTTGCTGGATATGATCAGCTGAATAGCATCTCATCCAGACATAGTCACTATAACGAGACAAATCAAAGAGTTTTGAAATGA
- the LOC106775543 gene encoding ADP,ATP carrier protein ER-ANT1 isoform X2 — MYRGMYFGIYDTMKPIVLVGPFEGNFLASFFLGWSITTFSGVCAYPFDTLRRRMMLTSGHPNKYRNSIHAFRDIVGQEGFLALFRGVTANMLLGIAGAGVLAGYDQLNSISSRHSHYNETNQRVLK; from the exons ATGTATCGAGGGATGTACTTTGGGATCTATGACACCATGAAGCCTATTGTTTTAGTGGGGCCATTTGAG GGGAACTTTCTTGCTAGTTTCTTCTTAGGGTGGAGCATCACAACTTTTTCAGGGGTTTGTGCATACCCTTTTGATACATTGCGCAGGAGAATGATGCTTACCTCTGGACATCCAAACAAGTACCGTAATTCAATACATGCATTTCGTGATATTGTTGGACAAGAGGGTTTCTTAGCTCTATTTCGAGGAGTTACAGCAAACATGCTTCTTGGTATCGCAGGAGCTGGGGTGCTTGCTGGATATGATCAGCTGAATAGCATCTCATCCAGACATAGTCACTATAACGAGACAAATCAAAGAGTTTTGAAATGA
- the LOC106773183 gene encoding uncharacterized protein LOC106773183 isoform X2: MATQSANLWVLLGLGLAGIVLITRKFKKSVREDFGAFLEKLQLLPPPQPAPPKAPHPLTALTFALSDLFDIEGRVSTFGHPEWARSHEPASSTSPAVSALVEGGATCVATTVVDDFALGHYGTPTNPAAPARVPGGSSSGAAVAVAANFVDFALGIDTTGGVRVPAGFCGILGFRPSHGAVSHLGIIPISTSLDTVGWFAKDPSILRRVGHILLQATFVVQRSPRQIIIADDCFQHINVPLDRSSQVVVKATEKLFGRQVLKHINLGDYISSGVPSLKGCSGQKTNGEVKASSLKLLANIMQSLQRHEFKNTHDEWMIAVKPDLSPSVSVQLHDKFEVSGVEIENSKSIRSEMRSAINLLLKDEGILVIPTVADPPPKLGGKEILSEDYQSRAFSLLSIASISGCCQVSIPLGFYDKYPISVSLIARHGGDRFLLDTLQTVYATLQELADIASKSKPSENVVSKEQSAEFAKEKGNQAYKDRQWQKAIGFYTEAIKLCSDNATYYSNRAQAYLELGSYLQAEADCTKAISLDKKNVKAYFRRGTSREMLGYYKEAIEDFKHALVLEPTNKRAAAAADRLRKLFQ, encoded by the exons ATGGCGACTCAATCGGCCAACCTATGGGTTCTGTTGGGGCTGGGTTTAGCGGGAATTGTTCTCATCACCAGAAAGTTCAAGAAGTCTGTCAGAGAGGATTTCGGCGCTTTTCTCGAGAAGCTTCAGCTCCTTCCGCCGCCTCAGCCCGCTCCTCCCAAAGCTCCTCATCCTCTCACCGCCCTCACTTTCGCACTCTCCGACTT atttgaCATCGAAGGACGTGTCTCCACGTTCGGCCATCCCGAGTGGGCTAGGTCTCACGAGCCGGCTTCTTCCACTTCTCCCGCGGTTTCTGCTCTCGTCGAAGGAGGCGCCACCTGCGTTGCAACTACCGTTGTCGATGACTTTGCTCTAGG GCATTATGGAACACCGACTAATCCTGCTGCCCCTGCACGAGTACCGGGTGGATCCTCTAGTGGTGCTGCTGTGGCTGTTGCTGCCAATTTCGTTGACTTTGCATTGG GTATTGATACTACTGGTGGGGTGAGGGTACCTGCTGGATTTTGTGGCATTCTAGGATTTCGACCCTCACATGGTGCTGTTTCACATCTGGGAATCATACCTATTTCAACAAGTCTGGACACTGTTG GTTGGTTTGCAAAGGATCCCTCTATATTGCGTAGAGTTGGCCATATACTCTTACAAGCAACATTTGTAGTTCAACGCAGTCCTAGGCAAATAATTATAGCTGATGATTGTTTTCAGCATATAAATGTTCCTCTTGACAGGAGTTCTCAAGTGGTGGTCAAAGCTACTGAGAAGCTTTTCGGAA GGCAAGTATTGAAGCACATAAATCTTGGGGACTACATAAGTTCGGGAGTTCCAAGCTTGAAGGGGTGCTCTGGTCAGAAAACAAACGGTGAAGTGAAAGCTTCTTCACTGAAGTTACTTGCTAACATTATGCAATCCCTACAAAG GCATGAATTCAAAAATACGCATGATGAGTGGATGATCGCAGTAAAACCTGACCTAAGTCCTTCTGTTTCAGTGCAATTGCATGACAAATTTGAGGTATCCGGTGTAGAGATTGAAAATTCCAAATCCATTAGAAGCGAGATGCGTTCGGCTATAAATTTGCTTTTGAAG GATGAAGGAATTTTGGTTATCCCCACTGTAGCTGATCCACCTCCAAAATTAGGTGGAAAGGAGATCTTATCAGAGGATTATCAGAGCCGAGCATTTAGTCTATTGAGTATTGCAAGCATCTCAGGTTGTTGCCAG GTCTCAATACCATTGGGATTTTATGACAAGTACCCTATTTCAGTGTCTTTGATAGCCAGGCATGGTGGTGATCGATTTTTACTTGACACACTACAGACCGTTTATGCCACTCTCCAAGAACTGGCTGACATTGCTTCCAAAAGCAAACCATCTGAAAATGTTGTCAGTAAAGAGCAGTCTGCTGAGTTCGCTAAAGAGAAG GGAAATCAAGCATATAAAGATAGGCAGTGGCAGAAAGCCATTGGATTTTACACAGAAGCTATCAAACTCTGTAGTGATAATGCAACGTACTATAGTAACAGGGCTCAAGCGTATCTAGAACTTGGAAG TTATCTTCAAGCTGAGGCCGATTGTACCAAGGCAATTAGTCTTGACAAAAAG AATGTGAAGGCCTATTTTCGTAGAGGTACATCTAGAGAGATGCTAGGCTACTACAAGGAAGCAATTGAGG ATTTTAAGCATGCTCTTGTACTTGAGCCGACGAACAAAAGGGCAGCTGCAGCGGCTGATAGGTTGAGGAAGCTATTCCAGTAG
- the LOC106773183 gene encoding uncharacterized protein LOC106773183 isoform X1 gives MATQSANLWVLLGLGLAGIVLITRKFKKSVREDFGAFLEKLQLLPPPQPAPPKAPHPLTALTFALSDLFDIEGRVSTFGHPEWARSHEPASSTSPAVSALVEGGATCVATTVVDDFALGIGGENRHYGTPTNPAAPARVPGGSSSGAAVAVAANFVDFALGIDTTGGVRVPAGFCGILGFRPSHGAVSHLGIIPISTSLDTVGWFAKDPSILRRVGHILLQATFVVQRSPRQIIIADDCFQHINVPLDRSSQVVVKATEKLFGRQVLKHINLGDYISSGVPSLKGCSGQKTNGEVKASSLKLLANIMQSLQRHEFKNTHDEWMIAVKPDLSPSVSVQLHDKFEVSGVEIENSKSIRSEMRSAINLLLKDEGILVIPTVADPPPKLGGKEILSEDYQSRAFSLLSIASISGCCQVSIPLGFYDKYPISVSLIARHGGDRFLLDTLQTVYATLQELADIASKSKPSENVVSKEQSAEFAKEKGNQAYKDRQWQKAIGFYTEAIKLCSDNATYYSNRAQAYLELGSYLQAEADCTKAISLDKKNVKAYFRRGTSREMLGYYKEAIEDFKHALVLEPTNKRAAAAADRLRKLFQ, from the exons ATGGCGACTCAATCGGCCAACCTATGGGTTCTGTTGGGGCTGGGTTTAGCGGGAATTGTTCTCATCACCAGAAAGTTCAAGAAGTCTGTCAGAGAGGATTTCGGCGCTTTTCTCGAGAAGCTTCAGCTCCTTCCGCCGCCTCAGCCCGCTCCTCCCAAAGCTCCTCATCCTCTCACCGCCCTCACTTTCGCACTCTCCGACTT atttgaCATCGAAGGACGTGTCTCCACGTTCGGCCATCCCGAGTGGGCTAGGTCTCACGAGCCGGCTTCTTCCACTTCTCCCGCGGTTTCTGCTCTCGTCGAAGGAGGCGCCACCTGCGTTGCAACTACCGTTGTCGATGACTTTGCTCTAGG taTCGGTGGCGAAAATAGGCATTATGGAACACCGACTAATCCTGCTGCCCCTGCACGAGTACCGGGTGGATCCTCTAGTGGTGCTGCTGTGGCTGTTGCTGCCAATTTCGTTGACTTTGCATTGG GTATTGATACTACTGGTGGGGTGAGGGTACCTGCTGGATTTTGTGGCATTCTAGGATTTCGACCCTCACATGGTGCTGTTTCACATCTGGGAATCATACCTATTTCAACAAGTCTGGACACTGTTG GTTGGTTTGCAAAGGATCCCTCTATATTGCGTAGAGTTGGCCATATACTCTTACAAGCAACATTTGTAGTTCAACGCAGTCCTAGGCAAATAATTATAGCTGATGATTGTTTTCAGCATATAAATGTTCCTCTTGACAGGAGTTCTCAAGTGGTGGTCAAAGCTACTGAGAAGCTTTTCGGAA GGCAAGTATTGAAGCACATAAATCTTGGGGACTACATAAGTTCGGGAGTTCCAAGCTTGAAGGGGTGCTCTGGTCAGAAAACAAACGGTGAAGTGAAAGCTTCTTCACTGAAGTTACTTGCTAACATTATGCAATCCCTACAAAG GCATGAATTCAAAAATACGCATGATGAGTGGATGATCGCAGTAAAACCTGACCTAAGTCCTTCTGTTTCAGTGCAATTGCATGACAAATTTGAGGTATCCGGTGTAGAGATTGAAAATTCCAAATCCATTAGAAGCGAGATGCGTTCGGCTATAAATTTGCTTTTGAAG GATGAAGGAATTTTGGTTATCCCCACTGTAGCTGATCCACCTCCAAAATTAGGTGGAAAGGAGATCTTATCAGAGGATTATCAGAGCCGAGCATTTAGTCTATTGAGTATTGCAAGCATCTCAGGTTGTTGCCAG GTCTCAATACCATTGGGATTTTATGACAAGTACCCTATTTCAGTGTCTTTGATAGCCAGGCATGGTGGTGATCGATTTTTACTTGACACACTACAGACCGTTTATGCCACTCTCCAAGAACTGGCTGACATTGCTTCCAAAAGCAAACCATCTGAAAATGTTGTCAGTAAAGAGCAGTCTGCTGAGTTCGCTAAAGAGAAG GGAAATCAAGCATATAAAGATAGGCAGTGGCAGAAAGCCATTGGATTTTACACAGAAGCTATCAAACTCTGTAGTGATAATGCAACGTACTATAGTAACAGGGCTCAAGCGTATCTAGAACTTGGAAG TTATCTTCAAGCTGAGGCCGATTGTACCAAGGCAATTAGTCTTGACAAAAAG AATGTGAAGGCCTATTTTCGTAGAGGTACATCTAGAGAGATGCTAGGCTACTACAAGGAAGCAATTGAGG ATTTTAAGCATGCTCTTGTACTTGAGCCGACGAACAAAAGGGCAGCTGCAGCGGCTGATAGGTTGAGGAAGCTATTCCAGTAG
- the LOC106757252 gene encoding uncharacterized protein LOC106757252 — MEMEPWEALGVDESDLSAFLRPCNAQSSSSSLIPGPAGAVQAVMSNRCRDDPLPTQEFIRRVGLESHRDFSTNPWLCAIQFVRSRGMVGADAVAHGTPLNSIKNTERVPLVVAVIKSCTPNGLGDMKITLKDPTTTVSASVHRKVLMQPEFGKDIAVGSVVVLHEVAVFCPTRSTCYLNVTLRNVLQVFSKDCGPPSEQLIHPVRPVIRATPSTERPESLLASGNTSSPPLKRNEEIMSGLRFESSSRQVIDIDWQRAEVLASTSSHRETVSERENLRLSLDNAGHVEVNCVGELDSEMEDQANPHGLDEEADSLAQIAQGNSSTSNSVHASRAEKTEMENHLESQRQMESQRSSVPHWTDEQLDELLAFD; from the exons ATGGAAATGGAACCCTGGGAAGCCCTTGGCGTCGATGAGTCCGATCTCTCCGCCTTCCTCCGCCCTTGCAACGCCCAATCCAGCTCCTCTTCCCTCATTCCTGGCCCTGCCGGTGCCGTTCAAGCTGTTATGAGCAACCGCTGTCGCGACGACCCACTTCCCACTCAGGAATTCATAAGGCGCGTCGGCCTCGAAAGCCACCGCGATTTCAGCACCAATCCCTGGCTCTGCGCCATCCAATTTGTTCGCTCGCGGGGTATGGTGGGCGCTGATGCCGTCGCACACGGCACGCCGTTGAACTCAATCAAGAACACTGAAAGAGTGCCTCTGGTCGTAGCTGTTATCAAATCCTGCACTCCCAACGGTCTCGGTGACATGAAGATTACGCTCAAG GATCCTACAACCACTGTTAGTGCCAGTGTCCATCGCAAAGTCTTGATGCAGCCGGAATTTGGGAAGGACATCGCTGTTGGTTCTGTCGTGGTTCTGCACGAG GTTGCTGTGTTTTGTCCTACCCGCTCTACCTGTTATCTGAATGTAACATTGCGCAACGTTCTACAG GTCTTCTCCAAGGACTGTGGACCTCCATCAGAACAATTAATACATCCTGTACGCCCAGTGATACGCGCTACACCTAGTACGG AAAGGCCTGAAAGCTTGTTAGCATCTGGAAATACATCCTCTCCGCCCctgaaaagaaatgaagaaatcaTGTCTGGTCTCAGATTTGAGTCAAGCTCTAGACAAGTAATAGATATTGACTGGCAGAGAGCTGAAGTTTTGGCTTCAACGTCGTCTCACAGAGAAACTGTTTCAGAAAGAGAGAACTTGCGGTTAAGTCTGGATAATGCTGGACATGTTGAAGTAAACTGTGTTGGTGAGCTTGATAGTGAGATGGAAGATCAAGCCAATCCTCATGGATTGGATGAAGAAGCCGACAGTTTAGCGCAGATTGCTCAAGGCAATAGTTCTACATCGAACTCAGTTCATGCATCTCGTGCTGAAAAAACTGAGATGGAAAATCATTTGGAAAGTCAGAGGCAGATGGAAAGTCAAAGAAGTTCAGTCCCCCATTGGACTGACGAACAGCTGGATGAGCTTTTGGCGTTTGATTGA
- the LOC106758102 gene encoding protein C2-DOMAIN ABA-RELATED 4, which produces MDELLGLLRIHVKRGVNLAIRDVSTSDPYVVVKMDKQRLKTRVIKKDINPEWNEDLTLSVTDPSVPVILTVYDHDTFSMDDKMGDAELDISPYLEAVKMQVEDLPNGTIITRIHPCRTNCLAEESCVVFENGKVLQDVVLRLRHVESGELELQLEWINLPGAKGL; this is translated from the exons ATGGATGAATTACTCGGCCTTCTAAGAATTCACGTCAAGCGTGGCGTCAACCTCGCCATTCGCGACGTCAGCACCAGCGATCCATACGTCGTCGTTAAGATGGATAAACAG AGGCTCAAGACTCGTGTGATTAAAAAGGACATTAACCCTGAGTGGAACGAAGATCTTACGCTTTCTGTGACAGATCCTTCTGTTCCAGTGATACTG ACTGTGTATGATCATGACACTTTCTCCATGGATGACAAAATGGGAGATGCGGAATTGGATATCTCACCATATTTAGAAGCCGTGAAGATGCAGGTGGAAGATCTTCCGAATGGAACTATAATCACGAGAATACATCCTTGTAGAACAAACTGCCTGGCGGAGGAAAGTTGCGTGGTTTTTGAGAATGGTAAAGTGCTGCAAGATGTTGTTCTAAGACTAAGACACGTGGAAAGCGGTGAGCTGGAACTTCAATTGGAATGGATTAATCTTCCTGGGGCCAAGGGATTGTGA
- the LOC106771127 gene encoding auxin efflux carrier component 1a, with product MITLADFYHVMTAMLPLYVAMILAYGSVKWWKIFSPDQCSGINRFVALFAVPLLSFHFIASNNPYEMNFRFIAADTLQKMIVLVVLTIWSNVSKRGSLEWTITLFSISTLPNTLVMGIPLLKGMYGEFSGSLMVQIVVLQCIIWYTLMLFMFEYRGARMLISEQFPDTGATIVSIHVDSDVMSLDGRQPLETQTQIKEDGKLHVTVRKSNASRSDIFSRRSQGFSSTTPRPSNLTNAEIYSLQSSTNPTPRASSFNHSDFYSMMAPPRNSNFATNDVYGFSASRGPTPRPSNYDEDASTAANTNNNDKPRHHYPAPNPGIFSPATYKNGPKKPNGHPHAHPKPEDSNKELHMFVWSSSASPVSDVFAGHENDHKEVKLTVSPKKVEGNRDGQEEYLEKDSFSFGNRGAENEHEGEKVGNGNQKAMPPTSVMTRLILIMVWRKLIRNPNTYSSLIGLTWSLISFRWNVEMPMIIAKSISILSDAGLGMAMFSLGLFMALQPRIIACGNSTAAFSMAVRFLTGPAVMAAASMVVGLKGVLLHVAIVQAALPQGIVPFVFAKEYNVHPDILSTGVIFGMLIALPITLVYYILLGL from the exons ATGATAACTTTGGCCGACTTCTACCACGTCATGACCGCAATGCTGCCACTCTATGTGGCCATGATACTTGCTTATGGTTCGGTGAAATGGTGGAAAATCTTCTCCCCGGACCAATGCTCCGGCATAAACCGGTTCGTGGCTCTGTTTGCAGTCCCACTACTCTCCTTCCACTTCATCGCGTCGAACAACCCCTACGAGATGAACTTCCGGTTCATCGCGGCGGACACGCTGCAGAAGATGATCGTCTTGGTGGTGCTGACGATCTGGAGCAACGTCAGCAAGAGGGGGAGTTTGGAGTGGACCATAACGCTGTTCTCCATCTCCACCCTCCCGAACACGCTGGTGATGGGCATTCCGTTGCTGAAGGGAATGTACGGGGAGTTCTCGGGGAGTTTGATGGTCCAGATAGTGGTACTCCAGTGTATCATCTGGTACACCTTGATGTTGTTTATGTTCGAGTACAGAGGCGCCAGAATGTTGATCTCTGAGCAGTTTCCAGACACTGGCGCCACCATTGTCTCCATCCACGTGGACTCCGACGTCATGTCGCTTGATGGACGACAGCCCTTGGAAACCCAAACCCAAATCAAAGAGGACGGAAAGCTCCACGTCACCGTCAGAAAATCCAACGCCTCCAGATCCGACATCTTTTCTAGAAGGTCCCAGGGCTTCTCTTCCACCACTCCTCGCCCTTCCAACCTCACCAATGCAGAGATTTACTCTCTCCAATCCTCCACCAACCCCACTCCCAGAGCCTCCAGCTTCAACCACTCCGACTTTTACTCCATGATGGCCCCTCCTCGTAACTCCAACTTCGCTACCAATGACGTTTATGGCTTCTCTGCTTCCAGAGGACCCACTCCCAGACCTTCCAATTACGACGAAGATGCTTCCACCGCTGCTAATACTAACAACAACGACAAACCCAGACATCATTACCCTGCTCCTAACCCCGGCATCTTCTCCCCCGCCACGTATAAAAATGGTCCCAAGAAGCCCAATGGACACCCCCATGCCCACCCCAAACCAGAGGATTCAAACAAGGAACTTCATATGTTCGTTTGGAGTTCAAGTGCTTCCCCTGTTTCCGATGTGTTTGCTGGACATGAAAACGACCATAAAGAAGTGAAGCTCACCGTGTCTCCCAAAAAAg TGGAGGGTAACAGAGACGGTCAAGAAGAGTACCTCGAGAAAGACAGTTTTAGTTTTGGAAACAGAGGGGCTGAAAATGAGCATGAAGGTGAGAAAGTTGGGAACGGAAATCAAAAAGCTATGCCTCCAACGAGTGTAATGACACGGCTTATTTTGATCATGGTGTGGAGGAAACTCATCCGAAACCCCAACACCTACTCCAGCCTCATCGGCCTAACTTGGTCACTTATTTCATTCAG GTGGAACGTTGAAATGCCCATGATAATTGCCAAGTCCATTTCCATATTGTCAGATGCAGGGCTTGGGATGGCCATGTTTAGTCTTG GTCTGTTCATGGCTTTGCAACCGAGGATCATAGCATGTGGAAATTCCACAGCAGCTTTTTCCATGGCCGTGAGATTCCTTACAGGTCCAGCTGTCATGGCAGCTGCTTCCATGGTCGTTGGACTCAAAGGTGTTCTCTTACACGTTGCCATCGTTCAG GCAGCTCTTCCTCAGGGAATTGTCCCATTTGTCTTTGCAAAGGAATACAATGTGCACCCTGATATTCTCAGCACAGG AGTTATTTTTGGGATGTTGATTGCATTGCCCATTACACTGGTGTACTACATCTTGCTGGGGTTATGA
- the LOC106771134 gene encoding phosphomethylethanolamine N-methyltransferase, with protein sequence MAPGNGNGNGVNERDIQKSYWVQHSADLSVEAMMLDSKAAHLDKEERPEVLSLLPPCEGKSVIELGAGIGRFTGELAQKAGQLLAVDFIESAVKKNESINGHHKNVKFLCADVTSPNMSNSVSEGSVDLIFSNWLLMYLSDNEVEKLAERMIKWLKDGGYIFFRESCFHQSGDSKRKHNPTHYREPRFYTKVFKECQMSDDMGNSFELSLIGCKCIGAYVRNKKNQNQVCWLWQKVKSEGDRGFQRFLDGVEYSHKSILRYEQMYGPGFVSTGGLETTKEIVSKLGLKPGQKVLDVGCGVGGGDFYMAGHFDVEVVGIDLSINMISLAIERAIGLNYAVEFDCADCFKKSYPDNTFDVIYTRDTMLHVKDKPTLFRSFYKWLKPGGKILITDYCKSTRSPSSEFAEYIKKGGYYLHDMTTYGKMLEDAGFDDLIVEDQTDQFVKTLEKELDALEKKKEDFIREFGEDDYNEIVERWKAKQSRGASKEQMWGLFIAKKI encoded by the exons ATGGCTCCAG GAAATGGAAATGGAAATGGTGTGAATGAGCGTGACATTCAGAAATCGTACTGGGTTCAACATTCCGCTGATTTGTCCGTTGAGGCAATGATGCTCGATTCCAAAGCCGCTCATCTCGACAAGGAAGAGAGACCCGAG GTACTTTCTCTATTACCTCCATGCGAAGGCAAGTCCGTTATAGAGCTAGGAGCAGGTATCGGAAGATTTACTGGTGAATTGGCTCAGAAAGCTGGTCAGTTGCTTGCTGTGGACTTCATTGAGAGTGCAGTCAAGAAG AATGAAAGCATCAATGGACACCACAAGAATGTCAAATTTCTCTGTGCTGATGTCACATCTCCAAACATGTCTAATAGTGTTTCCGAAGGATCAGTTGATCTGATTTTCTCGAATTGGTTACTCATGTATCTTTCGGATAATGAG GTTGAAAAATTGGCTGAAAGGATGATCAAATGGTTAAAAGATGGTGGGTATATATTCTTCAGAGAATCTTGTTTCCATCAATCTGGAGATTCAAAGAGAAAACACAACCCTACTCACTACAGGGAACCTAGATTTTACACTAAG GTTTTTAAAGAGTGCCAAATGAGTGATGATATGGGAAATTCTTTTGAGCTGTCTCTCATTGGCTGTAAATGCATTGGAGCTTATGTCAGAAACAAGAAGAATCAAAACCAG GTCTGCTGGTTATGGCAAAAAGTTAAGTCCGAAGGCGATAGGGGTTTCCAACGTTTCTTGGATGGAGTTGAATACAGTCATAAGAGTATTTTACGATATGAACAGATGTATGGCCCAGGCTTTGTGAGCACCGGTGGACTTG AAACGACTAAGGAAATTGTGTCAAAGCTAGGACTAAAGCCTGGTCAGAAAGTTCTGGATGTTGGTTGTGGTGTTGGGGGTGGTGATTTCTACATGGCAGGACATTTTGATGTTGAGGTTGTTGGTATTGACCTCTCCATAAATATGATATCCCTTGCCATCGAACGGGCTATCGGACTGAACTATGCTGTTGAATTTGATTGCGCGGATTGCTTTAAAAAGTCGTATCCTGACAATACATTTGATGTAATCTACACTCGTGACACCATGTTACATGTCAAA GATAAACCAACATTATTCAGATCATTTTACAAATGGTTGAAACCTGGAGGAAAAATCCTGATAACCGATTATTGCAAAAGTACTCGAAGTCCGTCTTCAGAATTTGCTGAGTACATTAAAAAAGGAGGATATTATCTCCACGACATGACGACGTATGGGAAG ATGCTGGAGGATGCTGGATTTGATGATCTCATTGTTGAAGATCAAACTGATCAG TTCGTGAAAACACTAGAGAAGGAGTTAGATGCCcttgagaagaagaaggaggattTCATTCGTGAGTTCGGCGAG GATGACTACAATGAAATTGTGGAAAGATGGAAGGCAAAGCAGAGCAGGGGTGCATCTAAAGAGCAGATGTGGGGCTTGTTCATTGCCAAGAAAATATGA